tttaaaatattgacgTGCACAATGAAGATTATCAACAAGTGTCATGAGAAGTGGGAGAGTAGCAGTGATTGGGACTGGCAGGGCCAGTTTATACCTTCTAGAACGAGCAGAGCTTAATAATTAACAAAAAGTCAGGACTCAACTAGTTATGTTCTTGCTATCAAAAATATGTCTCAGCTAATGTTTAAATATAGTTAACCAAaatgacaaacaaacaaaacccccagttttgccaataaattaaaaaaataagcaaaatggttAAGTGGTTAAAAGCTTAGATTGTTAACCTCATGCGGTGTATTTGAGGATGTGCACTGAAAACAGATCAACTATTTGAAACCAGCATGCagatttcctttttccttatGATTTTTGTATGATGGTAAATTTCCACCCACCCCCATAAGATCTTACAAGTCTGTTTGTCCTGAATCTCAATGGGTGCCTTATGATGTGGATGTCTTATTAGGTGGAACACATATAGGATTTCTGAACATTCTTTGAATTTCTGGGCTTTAGTTCCATATTACCTTGGGCAgtaaggaggaggaaggaatatTATGAATTGGAGTTTGGGTTGAAAGTTggatatttgaaatataaatgaaaacaattcaCTAGCAATGACTCTTGTTAATATTCTTTTGCCGAGGTAGTTTAACCTAGGGGAGCTGGTTATAAAAGAGCTTGTTGTATTTGCTCTCTTGAATGTGCATGGCTCTATGACATACTCTGTGTTTTGCCATTGATTAACTTGATTTAACAGAATAAATACTCAAATGAGGATTGACAATACTGGTTTCGTGGGAGAGGAGGAGTAAGCTGATAGGTATGTCTGTAAGTTGTCAGGCAAGCCTTAATAAAATCttgatacacattttaaattgaTTATTAATGAATAGCAAATAGATAAACTAGATACACATTGGCTTTGGGGATActtcaaaaagattttttttttttttttagatttgaaaTTCATGATAGGTTTCTTTCATTCCTCCTTggtaaataatgaaatatttactgtctagACTGAGTAATATGACATGAAACAACAAACCTGCACATGTCTAATTTATAACAAATCTGTTTCCTTAATGGGCGGAAGAAAATCTGAGGACCGTTCTAAGGGCTCTTGTCTGCTTTCAGTGCTATCTTCTAGTCATACTGAAGACAACACCTCTCCGGATGGgtctttccccttcttttcctcACCCCGGTCAATGTCGATCACGTGCACCACTCCAGGTTTTAGAATCAAGTCGTCGGTCTCTACCTGGCTCCTGTTGTCCTCCACCTCCATGTAGCTCCCTTTTGTTTGCTGGGCAGCTTTGTTGAAGGCTTCTTTAAAACGACGTTTGAGTTCAACATCTGGACAAAAGACATACTCATAAAGGCCACCAGCGAGGACAGCTCCTATTATTGGTCCAACCCAATATATCTGGGGGAAAGATGGAAGAGTTATAGAGTGTAAGTAGAGTAAAACTATTCCTTTGAACAAGGTATGGATATAGAACTTAGCTGGTTTAAATTAAGAGAGCAAAtgtggggattccctggtggcgcagtggttaagaatctgcctgccaatgcaggggacatgggttcgagccctggtccgggaagatcccacatgccacggagcaactaagcccgtgtgccacaactactgagcctgagctctagagcccacgagccacaactactcagcccacaagccacaatgactgaagcccgcgtgcctagagcccatgctccgcaacaagagaagccaccacactgcaatgaagagtagcctctgttcgccgcaaccagagaaaagcccgtgtgcagcagtgaagacacaacacagccaaaaaaaaaaaaaagacataagccgttatttttaaaaaaagagagagagcaaatgagtcatgcattttaaaaaaggagagagagaaatggaaagaaaataagagaatacaTTAAATCTACATCAGAGATCCATATATTGCTAAATAACATttgaacagaaaataagaaaagactgtttcctcttctcttttcctgcTTTCATTAATtatgttctttccattttctgaTAATCCTTACAGTAAAGATAGGTCCTCTTTGGGGGTACGACTTCTTCAGCTGAAATAGAGGAAAAATTTTCTGGAGagtactttttttcttaatattgccATCTTACATTGGTCTTTTGCATAATCACAGCCATAGTACAGATTGTATCACTTGGGGCTTTAATTATTCAGTACAGCATGATAAATGGAATATGAGCTCGACCACTTAGCAATCTTGTTACTGCTTGAATCTGTTACATAACTTCCTaaaccttaatttcctcatctgcaaaacagggataataataatacatacctCATGGGTTGTCAGGATTAAATTGAAATAATACTTGTAAAGTACTTCATAGTTCCAATTTCATTGTAACTTGCTCCATTCCATTGTTTCCTAGACAATTTAAAGATGTATGGGACTAGGCTGGCTATAAGTCACTTTCCTTATGTTACATGATTTCCTCTCTCAAGTTTGGTGATTTGATTTAAGAGAAAACCTCATGGTTTGCCCATTAATCTTCTTGCAGAGTGCTTTCATGGTTCTTACACTGATGACTTGGTGGAAAAATCTGTACTGCATTTATGGATGATGGTTAGTTGAGGATTAGCCATTCCATAggattttatttcaataactggACGTTTCTATCATATTAGTTATGTGTCTAGAATAAAACAGGTTTTGAGTTTGGATAAACTTCAACACTTGCTTTAGAGCACACGTAGGCTGTAGAATATTAGACATTCGTTCAACAGATAGACTTGAGCAACAAAAACCCTGTCTATTGAGCActctttctcagctggctatactCAGTGCTTTtcttgtattaactcatttaattcgaATGATGACCTTtgagatagatattattattattccattttatgggtAAGAAAATGGACACGCAGAGAGGATGAGAAGCTTGCTTAAGATTTCATGCTTAGCAAGTGGTTGAGCTGGGATTTCAGGTCTGTCTGATTTCAGACCTCTCTTTTGAACCATTATACTGTTTTCTATGATGCTACACTTCTCTCATTTGAAAAAAGTCTGATGAATGCTTCTGGCTTAAAACACTCTCTGGAAACGAAGCTCACctagcgtcctcattgcaaaatCTAAAGAAAATTCAAACTTTAAGCTGAAACTGAACACATACACTGTACAGGGAAATTGTTGACAAAGTGGCTACAAGAACCTTATGTTCAGGTTCCTTATCTTGAACATGAAAGAAACCATGTCAGAGTTTACCTTCTCTATGCCCTTTCAAAGGAGAAATGAGAGCCCTCCTCTAAATGTCTTTGCACTTTGTTCCTTTGGTAAGATCTCATTTGGTATGTTCTATTCCACAAGCCACAAATCCCGCAAGGGAGAAAAGGGACTGCTAAATCATTATGACATTTCCCCCAAAACACCTACGAAGAAGATGTCTAGCCACGTGctctcaaaaataaacaaatctcaGTTTCAAGTTGCTATTCCCAAACTCAGAATGCcctttaaagtaacttttaaaattcataaaggTAAAGAAGTTCTACTGCTAAAAATATAGAAATCCAGAAAAGAAGACTAAAAAATGTCATTACACTACACACAAAATTCATCATTAATATCTTGTTATTTAttgtctatccatctatctacagACATACTTTAAATTAGTTGTTAATTTCACACAAGCTTTGCTACAAAATGGACATCCATTTTCTGTAGGATTAAGTTTGTTATAAAATAGCAACAACAGGAAACCTTGGATTCAATCAACAGCTAAGGATTTTCTTGCTACTTAAATTTTAACTAGTGTACCACAACTCAAGTaattaataaaaacatatattttcattcacATATTAAAGTCCTCATGGATTAAAAGTtgtcatttttctaaattttatttacaaaaattgttTGAATAAGATGACCTAAAAGTTGTACTTTTATCATAAGATCTATACACTGCCCGTTACAAATTTGTATTCCCATTAATATGGCAAATCTTTAGAGACATACATGCAAATATCAGTGGCAAAGTAACCAATCTCATGGGTGGTATTGTTGACTAAGTTTTTCATGTCTGGGTCCAAAACCTTGCTTTTGATCACTGACTCTCATGCTGTTATTTAATGGGATAGATTACTTTAATGGAATAGATAGGTACACTTTTCTTAGAAGTGAATGCATATAGCAGTGGGGCAATTTCTTCTCATTTGCAACGTACATCAAGGTTGAGTGCGTGTGACTGTGTCAATAACCACTGTATGCGTGAGATTAAAACATAAGCGacacctacaatggaaaagaatctgagtatgtataactgagtcagtttgctgtacacctgaaactaacataacattgtaaatccactacaCTACAATAAgaacataaattaaaaacataagtgACATATTCTtacattcatgatttaaaaataaaagatgtaaaagAGCATTCACAACatatacatgaaaagaaaagctCCATTTGAAGCTGGCTGACATACACCTATTTTTATTGGTTATTGTAAATTAGTGTGTAAGAGGTCTTCAAAACTGCCACATTATTCATTTAAcggatttaaatttctttttggtaAGAGACAATTGAAAAGAAATTGACTGTGGTATTTAACAATGGATACCACTGCTCTCTGGAAGCACTGTCCCCACGTTAATAAGTAGGGTAGGCATGAGGCTGAGAAGTGTGTCTTTTCTGAAAGTCATTTCTTTTTCCAGCTATGGTTATGGTGATAATAGCATAAATATTTGCACTAATTATTTCTCATCATCTGCAGTTCAAATGCTTCCAACTCCCATACTATTAACTGGGTTCATGCTTTTGTaaacaaaaaaggtaaatatttttgCAATGGGCTATGCTTTTaagcatttctctttctcttcttcttcttcttctttttttttttgcaagcgtATTTTACGTTACTGCTGGGAAGGATTTACTTTCAATTATTTAAACACCATATTCACTTCACCACCCTGATTTTAACTTGTTCCATATAGGCAAACTCCATGTTCAATATATTCTGCTGAAGTCTGTCAGATACAGTGCCCAGagcagtgctttaaaaaaaaaaaaaaaagactgtctcTGAAGGCCCAGAACTGATATGAGATGTTTTGTAGCAGATCTGTCCTAGTCTCTCCCTAGTCTCTATGCAAGATGTAATAAATTAGGGGTTCAGAGTTGGGAGGAAGAGAAACTAGTGAGcaaaataatgggaaaaaaagagctcTCTGGGTAATTGTCCTCAACTGTAGGAAAACAGGCACAATGAACATGGTGGTTACCCAGTGGTTTTCCCAATTTCCCATGATAACGGCAGGTCCAAAGGATCGGGCGGGGTTCATGCTGGCACCAGTGTAATTGATCTATAGGGAAACAGAACACAACTTCAGACACTGCTGAAACAGGGCTACTAACAGGTAGACTTCATTGCAATGTGCTACCATTTGCCAAGTCAGTTAGAGGAACTGTCCAGATGTTAGAAGCCATATcaatgttctcatcacaaagttagcagaaaaatCACCTAAAATGGACAGACGTAGCTGGATACTAAAGAACTACAGCTGTGAAACATAACATCTTCATCCAGCTCTAGGGTGAGGATAAACAACATGGATCAATTGCTTAAACGGGCTTGGAAACTTACTGCAAATAAATGTCCAATTGCAACAGAGAATCCAATTGCTAAAGCTATGGAACCAGTGACATCAGTCCGTTTGGAATCACAGCTGGCAAAAATAGTAAACACCAACTGAAATGTGATTATCAACTCCACCAGGAGACCGTGACCAGCGCTAAGATTTCCATGAACctggagagagaaaaatactCCATCTGAATTAAGGCAAGGGAACATTTTCTATGATAACGTATCATTGTGAAAGGCACATTTTATCCCTTCAAAAACTGATGATTAGTTTGAGTCTTCTTTCCCACCCCTAGCTGAGACACTTGCACCCCTGCCccctcagaaaagaagaaataaatttctactcATTTTGGGCCATCACAGATAATTAATTACTCTTACAATGACCAAGAGGGAGTTTGTGCTGAATGTCCTTTTCTACAAAGGAAGCAAAATATGCCACTGCTGCACTTAACTTATAGAAGAGTTTCTTTAGAGTCTTGTAATTTTATAAGGCAATGATTAAATCCATTAATTaggtttaaattaattaatatatatttcaattaaaatttaaaccGTGTGTGGTTTTTTAATCAACCCTGGTGCTGAGCTAACAAATGATACTCCTAATCAGCTAAGAACAAAACTAGGATCAAAcgccagtttatttttttaagtgtgacCCTCGATGCAGATCATTTTAAATCTCAGGCACATGACAAGAAACAAAATTGTTCCTTCTGCTAGTGAACCAACAAATAATTGTAACAAAAATGCCTTAAGTTAAATATATAGTCAATATAGTCActgggatagagagagagaggaaaaaaaccaaCACAATTTTTGTGCTACCCAGACTTAGTGCTATTCAAGTTACTCAATAGCACATAATGATTTCATATGATGTAGTCAGCGTGGCTGGAATCAGTTTTCACCCCTATCAAGAGTCatcagagggggcttccctggtggcgcagtggttcagaatctgcctgccaatgcgggggacacgggttcgagccctggtctgggaagatcccacatgccgcggagcaacttggcccgtgagccacaattgctgagcctgcgcgtctggagcctgtgctccgcaacaagagaggccgcgatggtgagaggcccgcgcaccgcgatgaagagtggcccccacttgccgcaactagagaaagcgctcgcacagaaacgaagacccaacacagccataaataaataaataaataaataaatttgaaaaaatatgtggattaaaatgtcattaaaaaaaaaaaagagtcatcagACATTCCCTGGGAATGAATTAGCAATTTTAGGAAGGTCTCTTAAGCCACCAGTTGTCACTTGGTAGTCTATAAGAAGCCTAGAGTCGGAGTTTGAAAACAAGAGCTAAAGGTGGTACCGTTGTGACTCCCAGGCCTCCCACCACACTGGGAGGCGTGACCAGATAGAGAATCCCGGCTCCGATGATGGCACCCAGGCACTGGGCTGTGATGTAGAAGACAGACTTGGCAATGCTAATCCTCCTCGTGCACACCATGGCCACCGTCACGGCGGGGTTGATGTGGCCACCACTGATGTGGCCAAAGCACTGGACCATAGTTGCGATGCTGAGTCCGAAGCAGAGGGAGATGAGAACCATGTCGACCGGTAAGGGCTTTTCTGCTCCACCCCAGTTGATGGTGGATCCCAGGCTGAGCAGGACAAAAATAAGCATAGCCAGAAATTCCGCCGTGACTGCCTTCCAGAAAGCTTGAGTCCAGACCCCTTTGAAGGCCACCATGATACTCTCTCTTCTACACAAAGGTCCACACttactgaaaggaaaaacaaatcggCATCAGAAGCTACCAATCCAAGGTTTATGCCTTTAGGTGAAGATGTCCAGGCCCGAAGTCTTGCCCCACAGTAGGGAGGCCACCCGGCCAAAAGTTATTTGCATACAGAGAAAGAATGCTTCTGGAAAATCTCCTTAATTACTTAATTATCTCTTAAGGAGATAATTAAGTAATTACtgttatggttattttaacagtaaatATTGTTATGTTATTCTATTGAGATTGTTATTCTAATCTCCTTTGAGTTAATA
The sequence above is a segment of the Eschrichtius robustus isolate mEscRob2 chromosome 14, mEscRob2.pri, whole genome shotgun sequence genome. Coding sequences within it:
- the AQP4 gene encoding aquaporin-4 isoform X1; this encodes MSDRPAARQWGKCGPLCRRESIMVAFKGVWTQAFWKAVTAEFLAMLIFVLLSLGSTINWGGAEKPLPVDMVLISLCFGLSIATMVQCFGHISGGHINPAVTVAMVCTRRISIAKSVFYITAQCLGAIIGAGILYLVTPPSVVGGLGVTTVHGNLSAGHGLLVELIITFQLVFTIFASCDSKRTDVTGSIALAIGFSVAIGHLFAINYTGASMNPARSFGPAVIMGNWENHWIYWVGPIIGAVLAGGLYEYVFCPDVELKRRFKEAFNKAAQQTKGSYMEVEDNRSQVETDDLILKPGVVHVIDIDRGEEKKGKDPSGEVLSSV
- the AQP4 gene encoding aquaporin-4 isoform X2 is translated as MSDRPAARQWGKCGPLCRRESIMVAFKGVWTQAFWKAVTAEFLAMLIFVLLSLGSTINWGGAEKPLPVDMVLISLCFGLSIATMVQCFGHISGGHINPAVTVAMVCTRRISIAKSVFYITAQCLGAIIGAGILYLVTPPSVVGGLGVTTVHGNLSAGHGLLVELIITFQLVFTIFASCDSKRTDVTGSIALAIGFSVAIGHLFAIYWVGPIIGAVLAGGLYEYVFCPDVELKRRFKEAFNKAAQQTKGSYMEVEDNRSQVETDDLILKPGVVHVIDIDRGEEKKGKDPSGEVLSSV